A window of Scophthalmus maximus strain ysfricsl-2021 chromosome 4, ASM2237912v1, whole genome shotgun sequence genomic DNA:
TTTAACGTGTGCAGTTCAAGTTTGCTCTGACATCCAATGCCGGCTGGTTTAACATATCGAACGCAAATGTGTTGTGCTGAAAGTATCATCagtgatattaatatttttctgaGATCAATCTGAATTGCAActtagtaaaaaatatatttgattttcagTCTAATGACTCGTGATGTTTCatccaacaaaagaaaaaaaatgtgtaaaagaacTTCAACTTATTTTGTTCGTTTTTATCTAGAACTAacttttgaatatttaatttggTTTGGCTAAGTGTTTTGTTAAACGTATGATGCAACTCAAGGTTCAAAATGATAAAATTGACTATACAGGAGTTGTTTAGACCCAGGAAGAAGCAGTTTGTATCCAGGCCAAACACTGACTGAGTAATTAAGTAGTGaattgatcaacagaaaaaaacatctccctGTTCCTGTCGAGCACCGCTGCCCTTCACGGTGTGTTTCAGAGTGTATGTGATATGTCTGCACAGTAACAGTTGTCCCCTTATCAGCTTGCAGTCTTGCCgcatatcatcatcatcattgttggGTCTTCTGGTAATACCTTGTTTACTGTTAGTCTGCGTATGTTCGGAGCAACATTGGCCAACAGATCAACGGACAATAACTCAAAAAAGTCGGAGgattaagggggggggggctttagaGACAGTGCACGTTACTGGGGAGTCGGTGAGCTGACGTCAGGGCGGGAgatgattcaaaaaaaagtttaaaatagtGAGGTAGGGATTAGAGAGGCTCATGGagtgggttggttggttggaggGGGGGCATCAACTGGGATGATGCTCCTCCATTCGTACCCTCCTCCCACGGGGGCGCGTGGGATGTCAACAAGGTTCCAGCACCAGCTGACGAGCTCGCTCTACATCCCAGCATTAACATTAGCATCTCTTCCAGGGCCTCCAGCCCCCCCTTTACCCCTTCACACCCAGCCGTCCAGCTTATAGACGTCAGGCCATTGGGGATTGCCTTTTTAGGAGACACCTAATCACAGCCGAACTCACCGCCGCCCAACACAAAGAAGCAGCGGCCAGAGAGCGTGATGCTTTTGTGTCCACCCTTAGAGATGAGAAACAAGCAGAGAGAGCTCTGAGGGCCGAGAGGAGATAGAGCCATTATGTAAAAGAGGCAAAAGGTGGGAGATGAAGAAGTTTTTAGAATTCTTCAGTTTTATGGAGTTTTGCATTTAGCATTTGTTCCAGGAGTCATCTAAACCCCAGGAGAGGTGTGAAGACATCCTTCAACAGAGGATCTGGGTGGTTTTGGGGGTTATCTGGGTGAGCCAACGTGATCGAGCATTTCATGGAGAAATTCAAGGCGGCCATGGTTCTGGGTGCCGTGGGGGACGCCTTGGGCTACAGAAAGGGCCGATGGGAAAGCTGCATCTCCGGCAAGAAGATCCAGGAGGAACTGGCCTCTCTGGGGGGCCTGGGGGCCCTCAAACTGGACCCCGACAACTGGCCCCTGAGTGACACAACGCTGATGCACATGACGACGGCAGAAGCACTTATAACAGGTACGTTCACAAAATTACAAACTTAACATCAACTCAAAATTTCCCAAATCTTACCTCAACTAATTCtacatatatgtgtacatatatatacattcttTTGCTGTTCAGTAATTTACTATCAGAATTCAATATGTCCCTGTTATATAGAGACATAGGCTTTTAATCTTTCTACATGTAGAGGGACCAGAATAGCTTCATCTATACAGTCAGTGGAGGCTGCGAAACCACTTACTGGCAGACCGAACCTGAATGACAAAAACTTGCTCAGGACATCAAAGACTAAATCTTAATAGAGTCCTAGGGTATGAATGCCCCCCCAACCCAAATGCCATTTCCCACCATCAGGAGTGGCCCCGGGAGTTACCAGGACAGAAGCGTCTAAAATAGAATACTTTTTGTTCACCGAACAATGGTCAGACGTACTCATACATAATCTGCCGGTATCGTGTTTGGCTGCAGATGGGGCTCAAAGCCAACGTCAGTGGTCCCGAGAAATGGTGATGACATCTTTTGAGATTAGAGGCTCCATTTAGCCACAATGCAGCATgcctgcgcgcgcacacacacaccagacagaaGTGAATGGAGTGGAATGAATGTTGTTAATGTAAACACTGACAGGGCTCTGTCAATCTTCATACCAGCACATAGTCCAacagtatgtaaaaaaaaaaaaaatgttacaacagaaataaaaacaaattggatCTTCTGTTAAATTCTATTATGGAAGTCCAGTTATCAGTCTGAACAGACTTATTCGTTGTATTATACATTCTCATCTGAAGGAGAAAATAAGTAActaaacaagaaacacaagtgTTTCTCAACTCCCTCCTTGTGCACTTCTGTCAGTGACTTCAGGTCTGTCCTGCCTCACCCTCCGCGTAACAGAATCTCAATCAACAGTCGAGTCAAGAAGGTGAAAGTCCCACGCCTTTCATCACAGCCCTCAACCACTAAATTTGGTGATGCTTCTTGTCAACATaggctctctctctttctcacatacacacacacacacacacccatacagtacacacataaacacattgtaAGAGGGAGGCTGGAGACTCTACTCCGGGCTCTCAGTTGACCCTAATGGTGTGTGGAAGTGACTCTCCTCGCTTCCGAGGCATGCTGGTCCTAATCTGTGGCGAGGCAGGCTGAGGCTAAACTTAGCCCGCCACCCACCACTCATCTCGCCTTGCATGCCAGTCATGAATGACTCTTGGTCactatgcgtgtgtgtgtgtgtgtgtgtgtgtgtgtgtgtgtgtgtgtgtgtgtgtgtgtgtgtgtgtgtgtgtgtgtgtgtgtgtgtgtgtgtgtgtgtgtgtgtgtgtgtgtgtgtgtgtgtgtgtgtgtgtgtgtgtgtgtgtgtgtgtccgtgtccagATTATTGGTGTCTAGAGGACCTATACCGGGAGCTGGTGCGTCTCTATGTGGAAGCCATGGTGTCTCTCCAGGGCAGAGCCCCTGATCCTGCCACAGTGGAGGGGTGCGTTCACCTCAACCCGCGCAACTTCCTGCTCGCCTGGCACACACCCTTTAATGAAAAAGGTTATTGGAGATTTTATTTCTAAGTGTATGAGTCCAACACAACTGCAATATATAAAaaacgtgtgtctgtgtccagggTCCGGGTTCGGGGCAGCTGCCAAGGCTATGTGTGTGGGTATGAGATACTGGCAGCCTGAGAGAATAGACAACCTGGTGGAGGTCAGCATTGAGATTGGCAGAATGACGCACAACCACCCCACAGGTGACAGTTGTTGGTGGTTTTCAACATATCCTAATAAATCTAGCAACTACAGACTGACTACTGTTAAACTGCAAGCCTCTCTATTTGCATTTTACCTGCCAGAACATTGATTCAATACTTAGTTCATTGGTGACTTTTGAGGTGTCATCAGACAGGACTGGCGTTGTGACTTTTTGGTGTCTCCCTTCACTCCAAGGCTTCCTTGGCTCCCTGACAACGGCACTGTTTGCATCCTATGCGCTCCAGGGGAAATCTCCTGTGACCTGGGGCCGGGAGCTCATGAAGGTCATTCCTCGGGCTGAGGAGTACTGCAGGAAGACCATACGACACATGGCTGGTAAGACTGTGTTTATGTCCGTGTTAGTGTGCAAGAGGCAGCATCATTTTACAGCTTAGCAGATTCATCCAATCAGttgcatatatacagtacagtcatTTTCGGTGTGTGTCTGAGAAAGCATGACTATCAGCTGATCCcagtaatgtgtgtgtctgtgcatttctATGCAGAGTATCAGGAAAACTGGTTCTATTTTGAGGCCAAGTGGCAGTTTTACCTTGAAGAGCGAGAGATAGAAAAGGAAGGACAGAACAAACCTCTGTTCGCTGATCGCTACGACgctgaggagacagacaagGTGAGTCCTGCCTCTGTGACTCgggaacaaaaaaattacaaagctcagcttgttttctctccatcagTGTCCCTCTGTACTTTGTACATACAGGTATATAAACGCTGGAGCTCAGAGGGCCGTGCAGGTCGCAGAGGTCACGACTCCCCCATGATCGCCTACGATGCCCTTCTGGCTGCGGGGAGCGACTGGTCTGAGCTGTGTAAACGAGCCATGTTCCACGGAGGTGAGAAAAATACAGCATTCTGTGCCTGCGAGGCCTTTTAAAACAGATGCTCACTGTGGACTCCTGTGCAAACTCTATGTCGTTTCAGGTGAGAGTGAAGCCACAGGCCTGATCGCAGGGTGTCTTTATGGCCTCCTGCACGGCCTGAGCCAGGTTCCCCCAGGCCTTTACCAGGATCTGGACAAAAGAGAGcgcctggaggagctgggggagTCGCTGTACAAGGCAGCCTCTGCAGAGAAATGCATAGACAAGTAATCCTGATCTTCACTGGCCTGAACCCTACTGGCTATCAGCGGAAACTGCACATGACTCTAAAACTGCTTCCCTCTGTCCCACACTACCCTCTAGCCCTCCACGGCAGTATCTCAATAGTCTTGAATGAGATCCTGTCCTCTGCTCACCCATCTTGCCCTATTCTCCTTGATTTCTGCTGTCCACCATCCACAGATCTGACATGAATACTTTCTTCTAGATaatctttctgtttctccatcTGGAGTCAATTAATGGGCGGGGATATACACAGTGTGACTTCAAGTCCAACTGAAAGACTTGTACACAAGGCCTGAAGATCAATTccttctctgacattttccttctctGAAGCTATCATCAAGCACAGAGTTGTATCATGGGAGTAATTCAAAACAATCTAGATCAAGTCTTTGTGAAAACATCGTCCACCATGGGTTTTGACAATTGATTTCAAGGTCTCAGCAGTTGGCTCAGCATACCTAATTTCCTGCTTTTATCTAAAAATATTAACTGAAACTAAGGCGCCTTATCAATTAATGTTTTCAATCTAGATCCAACATATCTATCTTTAGCGTACTGgtgcatgtactgtaaatgtggttgaaataatgaaatgattttaaCTATTATGCGTACCAGTATTGAGTTGTGGAATAGTAGTTATGTTTTCTTATACTATTTCATACTGTTTGCACTGTGATGCTCTGATCTGGTACAGTGTACTATATTGTGAAAGCACCATTACATGGTGACTATTAATATGACATGACGATTAAAATGGACTCGGATATATATCACGCATGAGGTGCCTGTCTCTTTATATTAACTGCATCAATCATTTTGATGGATAGCATCTTAATGTTGTTCCTTTTCCTGTTGCACAACCGTCTCCTGAACTAATCATCTGTAACAAGTCCGCACTTCTCACCTCACTTGAAGTACTGTACTCTACTGGAGGGGTGGGATCACTACTGGTATCTCCAGTTCAATGGGAGTACTGTTAATTGATTCAAATATTACCATGTTAGAAGATTAATAAGTAAAggtaaaaaatacagtttttggAGATTTTTGGAGATACAGGGATTAAGTTTTGTATGTCCTCTATTCTAGACCAGATTCTTGGAACACCAGTATCATTCCTGATGCCAATATGTTGAGGAAGTTGGTTAGAGATCGCAACTGCAGTCCAGTGCTCCGAGGGATTTTTGAGAGTCTCCTGCATTACCTAACGCAAGATCTGCCCAAGTGCTCCACCAGAAAGAGAAACCTGGAGGAGCCAGAGTCTGGTTCTGTAGCTGTCAGAGACTCAAGAAAAGATTGTCCAGATCAGAGTTCAAAGAAACAGACTCAACTTCAGCTCACCGAGGAGCATCAAAGGACGCAGAAAATGACTGCTGAGACCAGTTCCAGGGTCCTAGAAAAATGCTGTTCGGATCCACAGAAAGAAAGACTTTCAATAGGGTGTGGAGAAGACCAAAGAGCAGGAGACTTCATACCTCGGCGACTTACCACATTCCAGCTCCTCCAATCTAAATTCACAAGGTCTACACCTAGACCTTCCATCACCCACCAAAGGCAGGTAGGAGCCCTGTCCTCCAGCATTGGAGTGGCAGGTAAGGTGAACCACAGCCAAGATGGTGAGCATGACAATCACAAGAAGGACCAAGTTAAAAGACAACTAGGACAGAAAAGAGGAGGCAGTGTGAAGGATATGGTGGCCAAGTTTGCCATGGCTGAGCAGAAAGAAGGGAGACTAAATGTGGTACAGAACCAGCCAGTCAAACCAAGACTCATTGGAAGAGGGATCCTCTTATCTTCCTTGATGGAGAGGTTTGAGACCATCGCCACTGTATGCAAGGGGAGTGGCTTGAAACGTTCAAATAAAAGATCTTCGGGAGGAATTGACAAGAAGGTGACCAGTTGTATAAAGCAGAAGGTAGCTTGTTACgaaaaagagcaacaacagGCGGTAGACAAAACCGTCCGCAAACGAAACCAACACAAGCCAATGAAAAGTAAATCTGTTGGACAGCAGttgaaaataaatctaattgcaaatggagaagaaagaccGGAGCAGGCAGTAGACATCTTAACAAAAGTAAACTCAAACCTGGGAGAAGTAATGAGGCAAATTGGTGACCAGCCTTCAGATCAAAAGGCTGCTGGTCATTGTTCATTAAAACATATGAATGGTCAAGCTTATGATAACAATATTGAGGGTTGGAGGTCGGGGGAAGATGGCAAAATTCAGACCACAGCTGATGAAACTCGTATCACCAGCAGGTTAAAATATGGATGTCTAGAGCTGCTCTGTTTAACTTCTGCCTCAGAGTGGTCACCACCAGAACCCTGCAGGCTTTCTCCACAGGTAGAGGCCTCCTTGAACTGGCATGTGGCAACCATCACGACCTGCTCTACTGTGTGGTCAACATGTGTGGATTCCTCCGCCAAACAATATCAGCAAGAAGAAACCAAACCTGAGACGTCAGAAAAGACACCAATTGTGAAGAAACACGGTCCTGGTGGAGCTCTACAATACAATACTCACGGCGAGACCACTGAAGTCACTGTGAAACCCAAGGTTCAGGGACTTTCTACGGATGCTGGTCATGACCCCATGGAGAGCAGAGCAGCGGAAGATCCAAATCGCCCCACAACAGAGACCATTCAGAGAAGGCTGCGCAAATATGTCATCACACGTGTTTACAGACTTGATTATGAACAAGGTGATCATCCTGATCAGACTAGTTCTTCTTCTCAGTCGGCACCGGACCGAGAAGCTATAACTCCACCGTCACAGTCTGATACTTCTCCAACTGCTCTTAACGCTGTGTTAAGAGCAGTGGTAACGGAATCTTTTCAAGCGCTACAAGACACAAGCTCTTCCAATCCCATCACCCTCCATaatataacaaaaatgaaatcagcagAGGCTAAACCACGAGAAAACGACAGGGAGGccggggaggaaaaagaaatagtaACACTAGTGGACATAAAAGATACCGATATGCAGCAAAGACTGAGACTTTCTGAAGACACTGGAAATAAGGTTGAATTTGAAGACAGCAACAACCTTGATGTAACATTACCTGAGATAAAACCTGAGCGAGACAAACCAAAAGAGAGGCCAAAGTATACAACAATCAGCTATGGGGATCCTTCAGTCAAGCAAACATATAAACCCAAAACCATACGTTTTACTGACACCTTCACTTTTTAGGTTGGTGCTAATGGACGGACGGCGAACTCAGAACTAGAATCAGTGGTTGCTGGTCAAGCACTGTTTGCTTTTACAGATAGATTCTCTGTTTATATATGTCATTGACGATCACAGCTGGAGAAACAAAAGTACAGTGGAAGCAACAAGTAACACTGGTGTTTTTCCATAGAAGTTGCACACATATCCACAAACTACATGCTACTATGTAGTAGAGCTCGACTAATATGGATTTTCAGGGTACGATATTTTACAGAGAAATTTCTGATATATCagccattttatatttttaaaaaaaactggcagTAATTCCTAAATTTCCATTTAACAAAGACAGATTTATATTATACTGTTTAtctaaaaatattattataaatagtcataaattaaaaaaagaaaacaaatgcaaccACTTCTTTTTAGAATTATACAATAATagacaaaataaacataaaatgtgaacatagATGCAAGTCGCtcctctgcattgtttattctgtaaaataaaaagttctaATATTGGCGCATATTggcaaacatgaacacagataCCAATATGTTTGTGACAGGCGTTTTGGTCAACATattaagaaaaatacagaaaaagccGATTAGCTAACTCTTaccatgtgtttatttgtcctAACATTAATGATACAAAAATGATTCTGCATTGTAATATGTTTGTATCAAATgctattcagtgttttttgcatAGAAATCCATTAAAAGGGCTCGACAGATAAGAAGAAAGATTATTGATAGTAATAAAATAACACTGATAACCTCCAAGCGACATACAACGGTTTGTCTGGCCGCCTGACTTATCAAGGTTGTATTGTTTAAAACAGTGCTGCCAACATGGTTAAGTTTTTAAGTCTCATCTTTTCTaccttaaagaaaaaaagcagtgcaCAAACAATTACACGGCATAATATGAAACAACGACTGGGCAACATAAGAGTTTAAccagcatttcattttgaacCTGTATTATAATGTAATCATTTGTTTGGTGCACACAGCTccagtgtgtctgtatgttgtTTATGTCAAATTGTTTAACATGCCAAATGCCTTTTACAGCtaaattccttttcttttctttccctgacTATGAAGACACAACACAGTATAATAATTAgcttgtgaattttttttaaataaactataTAATGGATCTCTCTTTATGCTGCCTGATTTATTCATTACTGGTATACTGTAGTGGAGTGTGGTTGTTTTAGTTGATTTGATGACAAATATTTTGTATGAATAgaattattcatatttgtataataCAAACTGATTGCTGTGTATTCACATAACTTTGTGGGGAGCTGGATAAATATATGGTCAAAATGGTTACAAGGTTGTTTTCCAGGAAGCTAAAGGgttttgttcctcttcaatccaCCACGTCAATGAGGACACGCTAACACACTAGCTGGACTTAGACGACCTTGTCTCTGGAACATTGCCTACTACACACCTACACAGAAGCCTAGTGTTTAAATGTGGTGACGAATGCTGAGAGCAGATGAATGGCCAAAGCAGCGGCGCCAAAACGCGTCAGTGGTGGGAAGTTCATCCAGTTCACACTTACAAACCTGCCGGCCAGCAGGATTACACTACTGCAGAAAGATGAGTCTGCATTACGACTTAAGTATTTTCACTAGAGGATGAGAGATTGAAGCCTTCATGAGCCATCATGTGTCCATCCCAAGGCTTATCCCAATGAGGAGTTTGGTGCTGTCATTCAGCTGTATGTAGGGCAGAAACACTTACATCAAATATTAAGTAATCAGATTTAAGTTAAGGATAACTTTCAACATAAATGGTGGATTTCCATGTAATCACGTTCTGTTATATAATGAATTATATGGGATATTTGTGGTGTTTATGACACTGTTAATAATTTAGTTTATCCTCACCTATCTTTACATCATTGTATTTCTATTTGTAACTAAAACATTATTTCTGACAGTGTTTACCAtgtataaaatttaaaaaaaactcagcaaCTCCAAAAAGGGCCACATCAAACAATATATGTAAGCTTTCAGTTTAGTTTTACAAGTGTCCTTTACCTAACCTCTTTTGAGTACAACTCTAacttttacaagaaaaaaaggcaacatgaaCAACTTTAGAGGTTCTTTTGTGGTAAACTTGCCTGGAGCAGGATGACAGTGTTGGGACagtgtctgcagctctgctccagTTTCTCTCATCACCTCATAATCAAATTGTAGAAACTGGTGACTTGATGTGAGGTTTGTTTCAGTGTGATACTCGTCACCTTTTCCAGTAAGTGCAAGGTCATCTACTCTTACTTGTGCAAGTCTTTTAAGTAGTTTCAATGTTTACTGTGTTTTGGTAATATTGGCtcagtgataaaaaataaacctcaaTAATTCATTATATGTTTCACGAAAGATGTGAAACTGTGCAGTTACATATTTTCCTatatttcatttagaaaataaatcctAGATCTTTAATTATCATTGGTCATATTTTACTGCAGCACATATATTTGAACCCTAAATTTTAGCGgcgaccgatatatcggttggccaataatatAAGTCGATaatagcctttcacagacacgtCGGTATACatacaataaatgtttattttcttaaccaaagttctaaatatttggttgtatttgtatttttttttcaatttacagttatttatgattttaagtCTTTGGTTTGACTAAAATTTCTTtctcataaaggtttgataagaaaacatcttaggaatcattgacagatttaaaataattttttaaaatcggTCAAAGTATCGGTATCAGGAATCTTATACTCCTTAAATTCGATATCGACCCcagaaaaatccatatcggtcggggtCTACTCTATTTGACTGGAGTACTCAGGTGAGCAGGCGACTGTATACTTACCTGTGCTACGTGGCTTTGCTGAAGAGGGCGCGGCTTTTTACCATGTTTGCTGCCTTCACGTGTTATCGGACAAAAGTGTTAAGGTCAAATGAGAGTCCCATATACAAAATTCTGAATAATCAatatgacttctttttttttttaaacattttttaaataaaataaaactcgATAAATATAAAATTGGTTGTCAGTTTTCGTTGAAGGAATGGTGAAGATTTTCCCACAGCAAgagcctgttgttgttttttacatccGATAAGTCGTGAATGCACCATTCACTTAACCTCCAAAACAGGATATTTACGGGAGTCCTTTGAACGCACCATTGGGTCTGATTGACGTGTGTGTCCCGGGGCAAACGTCACCGAGTCCGAAATCCTCCATGGAGCCGCGAAGACCGCGCGAGACGGAGTGGAAGGGTGACTTGAACGATTTGAATGACGCCGAGTTGCCTTCACCTAACCagccgttgtgtttttgtgcgtgtcGATAGTCGAGCTACCGGGGCCGGAGTGAGTAACACTCCGGGTAAGAGAGGAGTGGgaccagcggcagcagcaggtgcaTGTGGATGGCGATAAAACTCAAGACCAACTCCGCTCTCTCCGCACGGATTCGATAAAACACCTCCAGAAGCCGAGTTAAAACGAAGTCTCTATTCGACGGGAATCGCCTTCACTTTTCACCGCTTTCCATCGCCCGGAATTGTGCATTTTAATCCCCAAGAACAGCAGCGTCTCGTCCCGCGAACATGGAGAAAGTGGCCGCGAACTCACCTCAACTAACACGGTGACTCGGGACACTCGCGCCTGTTGTAAACTTTGGTGTTGTTTGTGgagataaaacaacaacacggcgACGGTGGATTCATGGTGAGACTATAGCGCGGATTTCTTTCAGGAGGAGGACGTCAccggagcagaagaagaagaagaggtgcgatggagaagaagaagaacaaggcggcggcgacggcggcCGACAGGAGCCACTCCGCCGCCGGCAGCGCGAAGGACCGAGTGGGCAGGTACAGTGACGTTAGCTCAAAACGTAACGCGGTGGTtgtgaaaacatatatatatttttactgttttaGAATGTCGGCGTTATTTTTAAGTAACTTACCTGATAAAGTAAATCCCGGAGCAGGTGATTACTTTAATCCTCATTTCGTGGAAAACGAGCAGTAACGTTAGCTAACTGCTACTTCCGACTGTTCCTCCTCGAGCCAACTCGGGTTATGTATTTTCCTGTTTCACTAAATTAATATAACTGATGAAGGTTGTGatagttgtattttttgtctcattaaTGTAATTTGTAATCCACAATTTTTTAATGAACTTCAATGAAATAACATATTAATAACTACATTTTTACTCAGGCACCTAAACGGACCTCTGCCCTCCAGCTGAAATAATTAGTCtcttgattggttgattgacagGAAATTAATgccaatatttatatatatatatctatatctatatatatatatatatatatatatatatatatatatatatataaagtattcattgttttaataataatttaaaaaatctttttaatggATGATAAACTCTATATTTCTGGATTTCAGACGAAAACGAAGCAatttgatcatgaaaataaattgttggTTGCAGGTGTACAGTTCTCCTATGGTGGAATAATATTGGTATACCCATTGTTTGctacttggaaaaaaaaagcaaatgaccACAATGTAAACTAAAACATTTAAGGTCATAGAACCTATGTTGACAATTTCCTTGTCAAGACCAGCGCCACAAGACTGACGGTAGAAGGTCAtatagcagatttttttttttgacttttaagtgGTTCACATTTCTAACTaatgtaatttgattttattaatcAAATTATGTAAACAAAGGAGTAGTGTAAACCTGGAGCTTTTTGGGGACCTTGAGAGTCTTGGTTTCTGGGACAGGTACAGTTGGTAATCTAGCCTACATGGGAATAATGCACAAATTGTGCCCTCTGTATATAGACTTCACTTCATAGGTCTCTTAATAATCTAATTTGGCTTTTGCCTGCTAATGTTTGCGTTCACATCAGAAATTGGACAAATGGTAATTCAAGTGAAATTGAACTGTTGATAAGTGCCGTTGTCCTCTTAAAAACGGATGTCGCATCCCAACACATTGCTGATCTTTAGGTGCATCTCTTCTTCAGGCATGACTTTGCTCTCATGAAAGGGTTAAGCTGCAGGAAGATAATCGTGTTACCTAAGGCATTAAGttgagacacacatacacacacgcacacccaacttttttttttatccagaacCAGACTGTAGTTGTAGGTATTTCAGAtacaagtgtttaaaaaaattgttgtttaaGGTGCACAGTTCTTAATGTGAATGCTTGGCAACTCTTATAATGTGACACACTTGCCTGACAAGAATCCTTTGACGAATTAAATTAGTTGTTGACTGTTTCAAACCTCGTGCTTTTTGGCTCAGGCTGGATCCATACG
This region includes:
- the adprhl1 gene encoding inactive ADP-ribosyltransferase arh2; protein product: MEKFKAAMVLGAVGDALGYRKGRWESCISGKKIQEELASLGGLGALKLDPDNWPLSDTTLMHMTTAEALITDYWCLEDLYRELVRLYVEAMVSLQGRAPDPATVEGCVHLNPRNFLLAWHTPFNEKGSGFGAAAKAMCVGMRYWQPERIDNLVEVSIEIGRMTHNHPTGFLGSLTTALFASYALQGKSPVTWGRELMKVIPRAEEYCRKTIRHMAEYQENWFYFEAKWQFYLEEREIEKEGQNKPLFADRYDAEETDKVYKRWSSEGRAGRRGHDSPMIAYDALLAAGSDWSELCKRAMFHGGESEATGLIAGCLYGLLHGLSQVPPGLYQDLDKRERLEELGESLYKAASAEKCIDK